GATGAGCGGCAGTTTCGATTCAACGTAGCGGATGCAGTCCTGCAGCGAGATCCGGCCCTCGAAGATGGAGAGCGAGGCGACGTGAAGTGGCATGCCCTCGCGTTCCAGATTCAGAAAAAGAGAGTCTCCGAAGGAGAGGCAATCATTCTGTTCGGAAGCTGCAGTGGTGCTCATGCGCTGCCTCCACGCTCAGCCGTACCGCTGGTCGAGCGCCTTATGAAAGGTCTTATGAATCCGTCAATGAAGACATCTAAGACCCCATTATCGTAGTTCCGCTTTGGGACGGGCCGCACGGACATCATCGAGGATAATTTTCGACGGTTCCAATTCGGTACTGTTGAGTTCTTCAACAGGTCGCGTGATGACGTTTTGCCCGGATTGCCAGCTCGTTCCCGGGAATCCTCGGCGGTGTCTTGCCAAGCTGTCTCTGTAGCTGCTGGAATGAAACTCATCGCTCGTTCGGCCAGGGCGGTGATCGTCAAGCTCGGATTGACTCCAAGATTCGCGGCCACCACCGATCCATCGCACAGGTACATATTCGTGTAGCCGTAGACCCGGTGACGATGATCGACCACTCCGGTGTGGCGCGAATCGCCGATCACGCACCCTCCAATACAGTGCGCGGTGCCGGGTACATTGAACAGGATCTCCGGCAACATGCTCATCGCGGTCCCGCCCGTGAGACGTGCAAAATGTCCGGCGAACTGGTTTGCCTGCGGGATAAACGTGGGCACCTTGTCGCCACGGCTGACGAGAGACTTCGTGAAGGGCCAGAACCACGGGCGTCCCCAGCGCATATCGATGTGGCCCTCCAGCGCCTGCATGCAGAGCAGGATGATGCTCTCGCGCGCCCAGCCCCAGGGTTGAAACAACCGCAGCGTTTTGAACGGATGCCGCAGCAACGCCGCGGCGACATTCTGGATCCAGAGCGCGATCCGGACGGGGCCGGGACGGCCGTCGGTGAGGATGGTGGCCAGCAGGCTCATCGCATCCGAGCCGCTGGGATATCGCACGGCTTCGATGTGCGTGTGCTGGTCGATGTAGAGGCCGGACCCGATCGCGACCCCTTGCGAGAGGTCCTGGCGAGACCGCGGGATCCGCACGCCGATCAGCGATTCGGAATTCGTCCGCACGCGCCGGCCCAACTGATCGCTGATCGCCGGCAAGGAGCCCGTTTCCTTCAGATGGAACAACAGTTCCATGGTGCCGAGCGACGATGCGGAAAACACGACGCCGCGGCAGTTGAAGCGTCTCCGGTTTCGGCGTATCCAAGCCGTCGAGCAGACGGTATGCACCTCGTACCCATCGCGACCGTCCGCGACACCGTTCCGCGCGCACACGTCGACCACCCGGGTCTCCGGGTACACCCGCGCGCCATGCTTTTCGGCGAGGTACAGATAATTGAGGTCCAGGCTGTTCTTGGCGCCGTGGCGACAGCCCATCATGCAGCCGCCGCAGGCGATGCACGTCGTTCGCTCCCTCCCTTCTCCTCCGAAGAACGGGTCCGGCACGGTCTTGCCGCCGGAGTCTCCCTCGGCCGGCTGGAAGATGGACACGCTCGTGCGATAGAAGGTGTGGCCGAGGTTGAGCGATCCTGCGGCTTGTTTCAGCAGATCGTCGGCGGGGCCGAGGATCGAATTGGGCACGACGCCGAGCATCCGGGAAGCCGAGTCGTAATGCCGCGGCATCTCCGCCTTCCAATCCGAAAGCCCCGCCCACGAGCCCATGTCCCAGATCGTGTCCGGCGGCCGCAGCAGAGTGCAGGCAAAGGTGATGGAGCCGCCGCCGACCGCGCAACCGTGCAGGATCGTTACGTGCTTGAAGAAACGCATGTTGAAGAAGCCGCGCAGCCCCAGTTTCGGGCGCCAGAACCAACGATGGATGGCCCAGCTGGTGCGGGGAAAATCGTCCGCCTCCCAGCGCCGCCCCATTTCCATGACCGCGACTCGATATCCCTTTTCCGTGAGACGGTGCGCAGCCACGCTGCCGCCGAAGCCGGACCCAATGACGATGAAGTCGAAATCGAATTCGTCACGATGAGGAGCCGTCATGACCCGGCTCCGGGTCGTGCCCGTTCCGCTTGGCGGCGTCCTAGACATCCTGGCGAAGGCGCGGTATCGTCCGTCGCTGGGACGAGGATCTCCTGCCAATGCGAAAGCTCACCGAAGTCGAAGAGGCAACGGCGTTGATGAACGAGGCCGTGGAGTGGTCTGTGATGAGATGGCTGAAGGAAAAGAAACGGGTGCGCAAGATAGCGGACCGCGCCAACGATGCTCTCGACCAATCGATGGAGCAGACGAAAGCCCGCTGGAGTCAGGATCTGCTGGCTGCCTACGCTGAATTGGCCGGACCGGAAATTGCGAAGGACGCACGGACCGCCGATGGCGGATTGCGGGCCTTTGCCAAGGAGATGAAACGCGCCGCCGAAGACGCCTATCGCGCCAGGATGGACGCCGAGGACACGTTTGACGAAGCCGAGAGCCAATTAAGCACCCGTTTGGCCCGAGAGGGATGTCGAAAAGCCATTCACTCCTGGGATCTGCACGAGAAGGCCATCCGAAAAGCCGAAACCGCGATCGGCTCACGTCAATTCGCCAGCTAATCCGGTCACGTCCAGGATTCAGCCATCAACTCTTGCCACCAGAACGTGTGGGCATGCATGGCGGCATCGTACGCGCTGACACCCGCATCGTAATCTCTGCGAAAGTCGTATGCCCAATTCTTCCGCCAGGCGTCCATCTCCATGTGCATGGACGCAAGGGTCGCCCGCACCTCGTTGAGCCAGGTGGTGTAGTCGGGTCTGAACTCTAGGACCGGAATCTGTCTTACAGCCGCCATTCTGGCCTCTCATCAATCTTGAAAGTAACTCATTGTCATGCCGCGACTAGGTCTCCGCTTTTCGCAGCCGCACGGCCACGCCGTGAAGTGGTCGAGGGTGGTATTTCTGCACTCGCGGCCTGGGGCGGCTTCAGTTTGTATGCGCCGGCGGTTCGTTCCTCAAACAGGAGTCGGCGCAAAGAACGAAGATCATTGAGGATCCGAACGCCTTTGTTCACGTGGCCCTCAAGCTTTTCCAGGTTGTACGACGCTACGCGCAAGGCATCGAGACGGCGCGAACCCTTGGCACTCTCTCGTTCTACATCTAGCTCGATTTCGTGCTTCGCTTCCGCGACACACTCGGACAAGACTCGTAAGAATTCGTGGGCGCTCTCGATGCCGTCGAAGGGGGTTCCGGAATGCTGGTCCATGCGGATTCTCCACTTCAAGGTTCGAATGGTTGACGCATCGATAGACGGCGGCGGGCTACCTCGCGCTAGAGATTCTCATGTAGTGCGATGTGCGTCTGTGATGTGGGGCACGAAGTCCGGTGATGCGGCGGTGACGCTGTATTCCGCTCCGGCCACATTGCCATGCGCCTGTGACGCGCCTCACAGACCAGTGCGTCAGGCGGAAACATAATCGTTATCCGCCAGCCGGGCATGATCCGACTCGGCTGCCGAGTCGCCACTCCCGACCGCAATCGCCCGAGTACCTGAGGAGTCCCAGACTTGGGTGCGGAGGCAGCCCCATATGGACGACAGCGCAGCAGCCGTCAGCGCTCTCCCCGTCTCCAGTGATCCCATCGCGGAGTCGGCAGCTAAGCCGAGCGCCGGTCTCGACGACAAAAGTCTTGAACTCAGCTTGAAATCGCTACGGGACTTCGCCAAGGACCGTCTGCCGGACGAAAAGCTACTGGAACTTGACGCGCGGGACGAGTGTCCGCTCGACATTGTCCGCAGCATGTGCGGCGCGGAACTGGGCATTCAGCTCCTCTTTATTCGTGAAGAGTTCGGCGGCATGGGTGGGGGCGCGTTCGATGTGTATCGCGTGTGCGAAGAGATGGCCCGGATCGACCTGGGCATCGCGACGGCCGTGTTGGCGACATTCCTGGGCAGCGAGCCGATCAGCGTCGGCGGCACCGCCGAGCAAAAGAAATACTGGATGACTCGCATCGCCGACGAGGGGTTGCTCTTCGCCTATGCCGCGACCGAACCGGAAGCCGGAAGCGATCTGGCGGCGCTCCGCACCACCGCGGAGCCAGTCACGAAGGACGGTCGGGTCATCGGCTACAAGATCAACGGCAGCAAACAATGGATCAGCAACGGTGGCATCGCGGATGCGTACAGCGTACTGGCGACGGCGCCCGGGGGGCCCAGCTGGTTCATCGTTGAAAAGGGCGCGCCAGGGCTGAGCCACGACAAGCCCGAGAATAAGCATGGGATCCGCACCAGCAACACCGCCGCCCTGTCCTTTGACGACGTCGATGTGGATGTCGACCGCCTCGTCGGCGGTGTGGAAGGCCTGGGGCTGATCCAGGCACAGGCGGTGTTCGGATACACGCGCTTGATGGTGGCGGCGTTTGGGCTCGGCGCCGGCTGGGCCGCGCTCGATCGAGCAATCCCTTACGCGGCGGAACGTATCCAGGCGGGGTCGCCGCTCTCGGAAAAGCAGGGATACACCCACAAGCTGATCGTGCCGCATGTGGCCCGCCTGGAGGCCAGTCGTGCCTACATCGAAGAATCGGCGGAGCGCATCGACTCCGGCGAAGGAAGCTTGAACACCGAAGGGTCGATCGCCAAGTACATGGCGTCCGAAGCCGGGAATCTGGCTGCCGACGCGGCCATCCAGGCGCTCGGCGGCTACGGCTACACGCACGAATACAAGGTGGAGAAGATCAAGCGCGACGTCCGCATCACCACGATCTACGAAGGCACTTCGGAGATCATGGAGATGACCATCAGCCGCGACCGCTGGCAGCTCCACCTGAAGACGCGCGGGCAGCATTATCACGACGAGGCGCGCCGGCTGGAAGCTCTGCACGCCCGCTATCCGGCTGCTGGTGCTGATGTCGCGGGGCTGGCTTTCCATGCCCTGGCCGAAGTGATGGAAAAGGCCCGCCTGGCTCGCCTGACACGGTATCAACACATCCTTTTGCGCCTGGGCGAGCTGATTGCTTTCGCGGAGTGCGCCGGCAGTCTCGTTCGCCGCGTCGGTCTTGCCTCGGAGAACCGGCTGAACGAAAAAGCCAACCGGCGCTTCGACGTCACGGCGCTAGCCGCCCTGAGCCGCACCTTCGCCCGCGAGGCGGCGCTGAAAGTAGCGGAAGACGGCTTGCGCTGGATCACTGGGGCCGCCGCGATCAGCGATCCCGAGATGGCAGCATTCGAAGCGGCCTTGGGACTGGCCAAGATCCATCGTGCGCAGGCAGGGCTGATCGCGGACATGGATCTGATCGCCGACGTCTTGTTCGATCGCAACACCACGCGCGCAGGACAGTCCGGATAGCCGAAGGCCGCATGAGCGTCGCGAACTATAGATAGAGATAAGGAGCGTCATGGAAAAGACCGCTGGACGAGCGACGGCGATCGTCGGCGTGGGAGCCGTCCTACCCGATGCCCCCAACGCAGCGGCATTCTGGGAGAACGTGAAAAAGGGACGCGACAGCATCAGCGAAGTCACGCCCGACCGCTGGGACCCGGCGCTTTTCTACGATCCCGACCGCACCGCTCCCGACATGACTTACTCGAAGATCGGTGGCTGGGTGCGCGAGAGCGCATGGGATCCCGTGAAGTGGCACCTGCCCATCCCGCCGCGCGTCGCGATTGCGATGGACCAGACGCAGAAATGGGCAATCGCTGCCACCCGCGAAGCCCTGGAAGACTACGGGTATCCCAAGCGGACGCTGGACCCCGATCGCACCGCGGTGATCCTGGGCAACGCGATGGCCGGAGAACAGCAGTTCCTCACCGTCTTGCGCGCGTATTTTCCCGAGTACGCGCGCGAACTGGCGGAGACGGCTGGATTTGCCGCTTTGCCCGAGGCGCTTCGCCGCGAGATCACGCGCGAATTGCAGCAGCGGATCGGCAAGCATTTTCCCGAGATCACGGAAGATACGATGCCGGGCGAACTGGCCAACTGCATCGCCGGCCGCATCGCCAACCTCTACAACTTTCATGGCCCGAACTACGTTGTGGATGCCGCGTGCGCGTCGGCGATGGCGGCGATCAGCGCGGCGGTCGACGGGCTGGCGGAGAACGATTTC
This genomic stretch from Terriglobia bacterium harbors:
- a CDS encoding GMC family oxidoreductase — encoded protein: MTAPHRDEFDFDFIVIGSGFGGSVAAHRLTEKGYRVAVMEMGRRWEADDFPRTSWAIHRWFWRPKLGLRGFFNMRFFKHVTILHGCAVGGGSITFACTLLRPPDTIWDMGSWAGLSDWKAEMPRHYDSASRMLGVVPNSILGPADDLLKQAAGSLNLGHTFYRTSVSIFQPAEGDSGGKTVPDPFFGGEGRERTTCIACGGCMMGCRHGAKNSLDLNYLYLAEKHGARVYPETRVVDVCARNGVADGRDGYEVHTVCSTAWIRRNRRRFNCRGVVFSASSLGTMELLFHLKETGSLPAISDQLGRRVRTNSESLIGVRIPRSRQDLSQGVAIGSGLYIDQHTHIEAVRYPSGSDAMSLLATILTDGRPGPVRIALWIQNVAAALLRHPFKTLRLFQPWGWARESIILLCMQALEGHIDMRWGRPWFWPFTKSLVSRGDKVPTFIPQANQFAGHFARLTGGTAMSMLPEILFNVPGTAHCIGGCVIGDSRHTGVVDHRHRVYGYTNMYLCDGSVVAANLGVNPSLTITALAERAMSFIPAATETAWQDTAEDSRERAGNPGKTSSRDLLKNSTVPNWNRRKLSSMMSVRPVPKRNYDNGVLDVFIDGFIRPFIRRSTSGTAERGGSA
- a CDS encoding acyl-CoA dehydrogenase family protein — encoded protein: MDDSAAAVSALPVSSDPIAESAAKPSAGLDDKSLELSLKSLRDFAKDRLPDEKLLELDARDECPLDIVRSMCGAELGIQLLFIREEFGGMGGGAFDVYRVCEEMARIDLGIATAVLATFLGSEPISVGGTAEQKKYWMTRIADEGLLFAYAATEPEAGSDLAALRTTAEPVTKDGRVIGYKINGSKQWISNGGIADAYSVLATAPGGPSWFIVEKGAPGLSHDKPENKHGIRTSNTAALSFDDVDVDVDRLVGGVEGLGLIQAQAVFGYTRLMVAAFGLGAGWAALDRAIPYAAERIQAGSPLSEKQGYTHKLIVPHVARLEASRAYIEESAERIDSGEGSLNTEGSIAKYMASEAGNLAADAAIQALGGYGYTHEYKVEKIKRDVRITTIYEGTSEIMEMTISRDRWQLHLKTRGQHYHDEARRLEALHARYPAAGADVAGLAFHALAEVMEKARLARLTRYQHILLRLGELIAFAECAGSLVRRVGLASENRLNEKANRRFDVTALAALSRTFAREAALKVAEDGLRWITGAAAISDPEMAAFEAALGLAKIHRAQAGLIADMDLIADVLFDRNTTRAGQSG